A region of Desulfurellaceae bacterium DNA encodes the following proteins:
- a CDS encoding LLM class F420-dependent oxidoreductase: protein MDIGITMFATDYAMRPDDLAAACEERGFESIWFPEHTHIPASRLSPWPGGAELPKEYWHTHDLFVALMAAAGATKKIKIGSGICLVIERDPIVLANEVATVDQLSNGRLLFGIGGGWNAEEMENHGTPFKRRWKVLRERIEAMKEIWANEEAEYHGEFVNFDKIWSYPKPAQKPHPPILLGTFNGGLKRVVNYCDGWVPVGFDTSTLPESIKELRALAEQAGRSPDEIPVSIFGSSDKEEALASHQELGVERAVLFLPSADKDTLMPMLDKYASLVPKFAS from the coding sequence ATGGATATTGGTATTACGATGTTTGCGACTGACTACGCTATGCGTCCGGACGATCTGGCCGCTGCCTGTGAGGAGCGCGGCTTTGAGTCGATCTGGTTCCCGGAACACACCCACATTCCGGCCAGCCGTCTGTCACCCTGGCCGGGCGGGGCGGAGCTGCCCAAGGAATACTGGCACACCCACGACCTGTTCGTGGCGCTGATGGCGGCCGCCGGCGCGACCAAGAAGATCAAGATCGGCAGCGGGATCTGTCTGGTGATTGAGCGCGACCCGATCGTGCTGGCCAATGAGGTGGCCACGGTCGATCAGCTGTCCAACGGTCGTCTGCTGTTCGGCATTGGCGGCGGCTGGAACGCCGAGGAGATGGAGAACCACGGCACGCCGTTCAAGCGGCGCTGGAAGGTCTTGCGCGAGCGCATCGAGGCCATGAAGGAGATCTGGGCCAACGAGGAGGCCGAATACCACGGCGAGTTCGTGAACTTCGATAAGATCTGGTCCTACCCCAAACCGGCCCAGAAGCCCCATCCGCCGATTCTGCTGGGAACATTCAACGGCGGCCTGAAGCGCGTGGTCAACTACTGTGACGGCTGGGTGCCGGTCGGCTTTGACACCAGCACGTTGCCCGAGTCGATCAAGGAGCTGCGCGCCCTGGCCGAGCAGGCCGGACGCTCGCCCGACGAGATCCCGGTCTCGATTTTTGGCTCGTCCGACAAGGAAGAAGCCCTGGCCAGCCATCAAGAGCTGGGCGTTGAGCGGGCGGTCCTGTTTCTGCCCTCGGCCGATAAAGACACGCTCATGCCGATGCTCGATAAATATGCGAGTCTGGTTCCCAAGTTCGCATCCTAG
- a CDS encoding amidohydrolase family protein, translating to MATFDTLIRGGTIVDGSRRPRYIGDVGIKDGQIAQIAQPGTLKPGDAAKTLDANGLVVAPGFIDLHTHYDAQINWDPYVTLSGWHGVTSIVLGNCGFGFAPVKPDMRERAMLTMSRVEAIPYESMKAGMKWEWETFPEWLDFLDRTPKGINVLSFVPIAPIMIWTMGLEAAKTRPATDKEKQIMSQILSESLDAGGCGFSAQRLGDGFVSVQRDYDGTPMVTDTMADEDVLAFGRVLKDRGEGFIQLTQSSPDFEADMRFYDRLADECGRPILFNATATRDDRPSIHQKTNKAGRKIYNQTATFRQGLYFSFADMSGLFDGNDVLREVTMGTPAERLEKLKNPAIRQALVAEYDTGHTPVVTGSLKDFTVETVKNKKNEKFIGKTVEEVAAMENKHVIDAMFDIAVEENLETEFYTPARNV from the coding sequence ATGGCAACTTTTGATACCCTCATTCGAGGCGGCACGATCGTTGATGGCAGCCGTCGACCCCGGTACATCGGGGACGTCGGCATCAAGGACGGGCAGATTGCACAGATCGCACAACCCGGCACGCTCAAACCCGGCGATGCCGCAAAGACCCTGGATGCCAACGGCCTGGTGGTTGCTCCGGGATTTATTGATCTCCACACCCACTATGACGCCCAGATCAACTGGGACCCCTACGTCACGCTGTCCGGCTGGCACGGAGTGACCTCCATCGTGCTCGGCAACTGTGGCTTTGGTTTTGCGCCGGTGAAGCCCGATATGCGCGAGCGGGCGATGTTGACCATGTCTCGGGTCGAAGCCATCCCCTACGAGTCGATGAAGGCCGGCATGAAGTGGGAGTGGGAAACCTTCCCCGAATGGCTGGACTTTCTTGACCGGACGCCCAAAGGGATCAACGTCCTGAGCTTCGTGCCGATTGCCCCGATCATGATCTGGACCATGGGTCTGGAGGCGGCCAAGACTCGTCCGGCTACCGACAAAGAAAAGCAGATCATGAGCCAGATTCTGAGTGAATCACTGGACGCCGGTGGCTGTGGATTCTCGGCCCAGCGTTTGGGTGACGGCTTTGTGTCTGTCCAGCGCGACTACGACGGCACCCCGATGGTGACGGACACCATGGCTGACGAAGACGTGCTCGCCTTCGGTCGGGTGCTGAAGGACCGGGGAGAGGGCTTTATTCAGCTCACCCAATCCAGCCCGGACTTTGAAGCCGACATGCGGTTCTATGATCGTTTGGCCGACGAGTGTGGCCGACCGATTCTGTTCAATGCCACCGCCACACGTGACGACCGGCCGAGCATCCATCAAAAGACCAACAAAGCCGGACGCAAGATCTACAACCAGACCGCGACATTCCGTCAAGGGCTGTACTTCAGTTTTGCCGATATGTCAGGGTTGTTCGACGGCAACGATGTCCTGCGCGAAGTGACCATGGGTACGCCGGCCGAACGGCTTGAAAAGCTCAAGAACCCGGCCATTCGTCAGGCTCTGGTCGCCGAGTATGATACCGGCCACACCCCGGTCGTGACCGGATCGCTCAAAGACTTCACGGTCGAAACCGTGAAGAACAAGAAGAACGAAAAGTTCATTGGCAAGACGGTCGAAGAAGTCGCCGCAATGGAGAACAAGCACGTCATAGACGCGATGTTCGACATTGCGGTTGAGGAGAATCTGGAGACCGAATTCTATACTCCGGCTCGCAACGTCC